Proteins encoded in a region of the Watersipora subatra chromosome 5, tzWatSuba1.1, whole genome shotgun sequence genome:
- the LOC137396591 gene encoding uncharacterized protein isoform X2, translated as MIMNTTHTEDLCTLEVPLDGVNLSSYLRAKHLDGVSTDKPTPCNIVSAHCHLEPAISKLDCNEELVQMPLGASSSANELSNSTSASQPDEKCEKDTHEASTQTNSSSQRPADKPQERRHIMLSYNKISRAIAMKVKDHLIARGHQVWMDVEQITSDSTLEAMGRAIENSLLMLMFYSSTYKHSINCRTEAEYAFERRVRIIPVQAELNYTADGWLGMIIGTKYRYQLANSCKYEQDLKALLNNVDKIAESARQVPVKLGVNGNPPTVETHGASALDAYEQPKSNKQKADLLNFSKEFKERLAGVDEATMKDLAMILNRSPSLFYEIISKDNFLDLLKFHQLIKSFTGTEAK; from the exons ATGATAATGAACACAACACACACTGAAGACCTCTGTACACTTGAGGTACCTCTAGATGGAGTCAATCTTTCATCTTATTTAAGGGCAAAGCATCTGGATGGAGTTTCAACTGACAAACCTACTCCGTGCAACATCGTGTCAGCCCATTGTCACTTAGAACCCGCTATATCAAAACTAGACTGCAACGAAGAGCTTGTACAAATGCCTCTTGGTGCATCATCCTCAGCTAATGAGCTCAGCAACAGCACTTCAGCAAGTCAGCCAGATGAGAAATGTGAAAAAGATACACATGAAGCATCCACACAAACCAACAGCAGCAGTCAGAGACCAGCCGATAAGCCACAAG AACGAAGGCACATTATGCTGAGCTACAACAAGATATCTAGAGCAATAGCCATGAAGGTCAAGGACCACCTGATAGCCCGAGGACACCAAGTTTGGATGGATGTTGAGCAGATCACTAGCG ATTCCACCCTAGAGGCGATGGGTCGGGCTATAGAGAACAGCTTGCTCATGCTCATGTTCTACAGCAGCACCTATAAACACAGCATCAACTGCAGGACAG AAGCTGAGTATGCATTTGAGAGGAGAGTTCGGATTATCCCAGTGCAGGCAGAGCTAAATTATACAGCAGACGGTTGGCTTGGAATGATCATTGGTACCAAGTACAGGTACCAACTCGCTAACTCATGCAAATATGAACAAGACCTCAAAGCTTTACTGAACAATGTTGATAAGATAGCTGAAAGTGCGAGACAAGTACCAG TCAAACTTGGAGTGAATGGAAATCCACCAACAGTAGAGACACATGGGGCAAGCGCACTTGATGCATATGAACAGCCAAAAAGCAACAAACAGAAGGCAGATCTATTGAACTTCTCTAAAGAATTTAAGGAAAG GTTGGCAGGAGTAGATGAAGCAACGATGAAGGATTTAGCCATGATACTGAATAGATCTCCTTCTTTGTTTTACGAAATTATATCAAAAGACAATTTCTTAGATTTGCTAAAGTTTCACCAGCTAATTAAGTCATTCACTGGTACCGAGGCTAAGTGA
- the LOC137396591 gene encoding uncharacterized protein isoform X1, whose product MIMNTTHTEDLCTLEVPLDGVNLSSYLRAKHLDGVSTDKPTPCNIVSAHCHLEPAISKLDCNEELVQMPLGASSSANELSNSTSASQPDEKCEKDTHEASTQTNSSSQRPADKPQERRHIMLSYNKISRAIAMKVKDHLIARGHQVWMDVEQITSEDSTLEAMGRAIENSLLMLMFYSSTYKHSINCRTEAEYAFERRVRIIPVQAELNYTADGWLGMIIGTKYRYQLANSCKYEQDLKALLNNVDKIAESARQVPVKLGVNGNPPTVETHGASALDAYEQPKSNKQKADLLNFSKEFKERLAGVDEATMKDLAMILNRSPSLFYEIISKDNFLDLLKFHQLIKSFTGTEAK is encoded by the exons ATGATAATGAACACAACACACACTGAAGACCTCTGTACACTTGAGGTACCTCTAGATGGAGTCAATCTTTCATCTTATTTAAGGGCAAAGCATCTGGATGGAGTTTCAACTGACAAACCTACTCCGTGCAACATCGTGTCAGCCCATTGTCACTTAGAACCCGCTATATCAAAACTAGACTGCAACGAAGAGCTTGTACAAATGCCTCTTGGTGCATCATCCTCAGCTAATGAGCTCAGCAACAGCACTTCAGCAAGTCAGCCAGATGAGAAATGTGAAAAAGATACACATGAAGCATCCACACAAACCAACAGCAGCAGTCAGAGACCAGCCGATAAGCCACAAG AACGAAGGCACATTATGCTGAGCTACAACAAGATATCTAGAGCAATAGCCATGAAGGTCAAGGACCACCTGATAGCCCGAGGACACCAAGTTTGGATGGATGTTGAGCAGATCACTAGCG AAGATTCCACCCTAGAGGCGATGGGTCGGGCTATAGAGAACAGCTTGCTCATGCTCATGTTCTACAGCAGCACCTATAAACACAGCATCAACTGCAGGACAG AAGCTGAGTATGCATTTGAGAGGAGAGTTCGGATTATCCCAGTGCAGGCAGAGCTAAATTATACAGCAGACGGTTGGCTTGGAATGATCATTGGTACCAAGTACAGGTACCAACTCGCTAACTCATGCAAATATGAACAAGACCTCAAAGCTTTACTGAACAATGTTGATAAGATAGCTGAAAGTGCGAGACAAGTACCAG TCAAACTTGGAGTGAATGGAAATCCACCAACAGTAGAGACACATGGGGCAAGCGCACTTGATGCATATGAACAGCCAAAAAGCAACAAACAGAAGGCAGATCTATTGAACTTCTCTAAAGAATTTAAGGAAAG GTTGGCAGGAGTAGATGAAGCAACGATGAAGGATTTAGCCATGATACTGAATAGATCTCCTTCTTTGTTTTACGAAATTATATCAAAAGACAATTTCTTAGATTTGCTAAAGTTTCACCAGCTAATTAAGTCATTCACTGGTACCGAGGCTAAGTGA